Proteins encoded by one window of Electrophorus electricus isolate fEleEle1 chromosome 17, fEleEle1.pri, whole genome shotgun sequence:
- the smad4a gene encoding mothers against decapentaplegic homolog 4a — MSVTNTPTSNDACLSIVHSLMCHRQGGESETFAKRAIESLVKKLKEKKDELDSLITAITTNGAHPSKCVTIQRTLDGRLQVAGRKGFPHVIYARLWRWPDLHKNELKHVKYCQFAFDLKCDSVCVNPYHYERVVSPGIDLSGLTLSGSGPPGLMVKDEYDYDCPSSLPSSEGHVQTIQHPPSRPVAQETFSSPALLPPPEGSNSASAFSGIAVGSTTQTSSLLSGSHSSEGLLQIAAGGGQGTQQNGFPPGQPSTYHHNATPTWTRNSSFTPAVPHHQNGHLQHHPPMHHPGHYWPVHSDMTFQPPISNHPAPEYWCSIAYFEMDVQVGETFKVPSNCPVVTVDGYVDPSGGDRFCLGQLSNVHRTDAIERARLHIGKGVQLECRGEGDVWVRCLSDHAVFVQSYYLDREAGRAPGDAVHKIYPSAYIKVFDLRQCHRQMQQQAATAQAAAAAQAAAVAGNIPGPGSVGGIAPAISLSAAAGIGVDDLRRLCILRMSFVKGWGPDYPRQSIKETPCWIEIHLHRALQLLDEVLHTMPIADPQPLD; from the exons ATGTCAGTCACGAACACACCGACCAGTAACGACGCTTGCCTCAGCATTGTGCACAGTCTAATGTGTCACAGGCAAGGCGGCGAAAGCGAGACTTTCGCTAAACGGGCAATTGAAAGCCTGGTGAAAAAGCTTAAGGAGAAAAAGGATGAGCTTGACTCTCTCATCACCGCTATTACCACAAACGGGGCCCATCCCAGCAAGTGTGTAACCATCCAGCGGACTCTGGACGGCCGGCTTCAG GTGGCTGGGAGAAAGGGCTTCCCTCATGTGATATATGCACGACTGTGGCGATGGCCGGACCTCCACAAGAACGAGCTAAAGCACGTCAAGTACTGCCAGTTCGCCTTTGACCTGAAGTGCGACAGCGTCTGCGTGAACCCTTACCATTATGAGCGGGTGGTGTCCCCAGGGATCG acTTGTCTGGACTCACACTGTCAGGTTCTG GTCCCCCTGGCCTCATGGTCAAAGATGAGTATGACTACGATTGCCCGTCATCTTTACCCAGCTCCGAGGGCCACGTCCAGACCATCCAGCACCCTCCTTCTAGACCTGTGGCCCAAGAGACCTTCAGCAGCCCTGCCCTGCTCccgccaccagagggcagcaacTCGGCCTCCGCGTTCTCCGGCATTGCGGTGGGATCTACAA CTCAGACCAGTAGCCTTCTCTCAGGGAGCCATAGCAGTGAGGGTCTGCTCCAGATTGCAGCAGGGGGAGGGCAGGGCACACAGCAGAATGGCTTTCCCCCAGGCCAGCCCTCCACTTACCATCACA ATGCCACGCCCACCTGGACGAGGAACAGCAGTTTCACGCCAGCCGTACCTCACCATCAGAACGGCCACCTCCAGCACCACCCTCCGATGCACCACCCAGGACACTACT GGCCTGTGCACAGCGACATGACTTTTCAGCCACCCATTTCCAACCACCCGG CtcctgagtactggtgctccatCGCCTACTTCGAGATGGATGTGCAGGTCGGGGAGACTTTTAAGGTCCCCTCAAACTGCCCCGTGGTGACCGTGGACGGCTATGTGGACCCGTCCGGAGGCGACCGCTTCTGCCTGGGCCAGCTGAGCAACGTGCACCGGACGGACGCTATCGAGAGAGCGAG GCTCCACATCGGTAAGGGCGTACAGCTGGAGTGCCGTGGTGAGGGCGACGTGTGGGTGCGTTGCCTTAGTGACCATGCAGTCTTCGTGCAAAGCTACTACCTGGACCGGGAGGCGGGCCGCGCCCCCGGCGATGCCGTGCACAAGATCTACCCTAGCGCGTACATCAAG GTGTTCGATCTGCGACAGTGTCACCGGCAGATGCAGCAGCAGGCGGCGACAGCGCAGGCAGCCGCAGCAGCACAGGCTGCTGCCGTGGCCGGAAACATCCCCGGCCCCGGTTCCGTGGGGGGTATCGCGCCCGCGATCA GCTTGTCGGCAGCTGCCGGCATCGGCGTAGACGACCTGCGTCGCCTGTGCATCCTGCGAATGAGCTTCGTGAAGGGCTGGGGGCCCGACTACCCCAGGCAGAGCATTAAAGAGACGCCGTGCTGGATCGAGATCCACCTGCACCGGGCGCTGCAGCTCCTGGACGAGGTGCTGCACACCATGCCCATTGCTGACCCCCAGCCCCTGGACTGA
- the LOC113573289 gene encoding bone morphogenetic protein 10-like, whose protein sequence is MAVIELSMLGYVRTIILCVLLHPHRGQASPIPSLDEPLSVSEVFGAVDPSMLEQEDNGDVQALLGHFLYMLNLTDQGPQARPRTAHVEPPEYMLELYNQYVNDRTTVPAANIARSFKNEDSSPPSVTGRGVRTHPLMFNVSVPHHEHVTAAELRLYMLVHRDPLHYNGVDWKMTVFEILGEDASSLWQKPEGGKSREVENVLIGVQELVAKQGHRKESGWEVFDLTDAVHRWRKTGTTSHWLQLHVENINNDAMENQLLDKDQRAGVILTLLDIDRNPKGKHEPVLIVFSDKESDNHHENHKDKPGRISMGGNNDLQNFNGLWAGENEDDKKQQNEALLMQMRSNVLYDNAPRTRRNAKESHCKRTSLYVDFKDIGWDSWILAPPGFEAYMCHGSCNYPITSQLTPTQHAIIQTLVNLKSPKKVSQACCVPTKLEPISLLYVNENGHVIFQQRYEGMVVAECGCR, encoded by the exons ATGGCTGTTATAGAGCTGTCCATGCTCGGCTACGTTCGGACCATAATCCTTTGTGTCCTGCTGCATCCACACCGAGGTCAGGCAAGTCCGATTCCATCCCTTGATGAGCCCTTGTCAGTTTCTGAAGTGTTTGGTGCTGTGGATCCATCTATGCTGGAGCAGGAGGATAATGGAGATGTCCAGGCGTTGCTGGGGCACTTCCTCTACATGTTAAATTTAACCGACCAAGGGCCACAGGCAAGGCCTCGTACAGCTCACGTTGAGCCGCCGGAATACATGCTGGAACTGTACAACCAGTACGTTAACGACCGCACCACCGTGCCTGCCGCTAATATCGCACGCAGTTTCAAGAACGAAG ACTCATCTCCCCCCAGTGTGACAGGCAGAGGGGTGAGGACACACCCCCTCATGTTCAACGTCTCCGTCCCTCACCACGAACACGTTACTGCCGCTGAGCTCCGCCTCTACATGTTGGTCCATCGGGATCCTCTTCACTATAATGGAGTTGACTGGAAGATGACTGTTTTTGAGATTCTGGGTGAAGATGCATCTTCACTTTGGCAGAAGCCTGAGGGTGGGAAGAGCAGAGAAGTGGAGAACGTTCTGATTGGAGTGCAGGAGCTGGTGGCGAAGCAGGGACACCGCAAGGAGAGCGGATGGGAGGTGTTCGATTTGACGGATGCCGTCCATCGCTGGAGGAAGACGGGGACCACCAGCCACTGGCTACAGCTTCATGTTGAGAACATCAATAATGATGCCATGGAGAACCAGCTGCTGGACAAAGACCAACGAGCTGGCGTGATTTTAACTTTGCTGGACATTGACCGGAACCCAAAGGGGAAACACGAACCAGTGCTAATTGTGTTTTCAGATAAAGAGAGTGATAATCACCATGAAAATCACAAGGACAAGCCAGGGCGGATAAGCATGGGCGggaataatgacctgcagaattttAACGGACTCTGGGCAGGTGAAAATGAAGATGACAAGAAGCAGCAGAATGAGGCCCTTTTAATGCAAATGCGTTCCAATGTCCTTTACGACAATGCCCCCAGAACCCGTCGCAATGCCAAGGAAAGCCACTGCAAGAGGACTTCGCTCTATGTGGATTTTAAGGACATTGGCTGGGACTCGTGGATCTTGGCCCCACCGGGATTTGAGGCGTACATGTGCCATGGGTCGTGCAATTACCCAATAACGTCGCAACTGACACCCACCCAGCATGCCATCATCCAAACGCTAGTCAATCTGAAAAGCCCTAAGAAGGTCTCACAAGCCTGCTGTGTGCCAACCAAGCTGGAACCAATCTCTCTTCTGTATGTAAATGAGAATGGCCACGTTATTTTCCAGCAGAGATACGAGGGCATGGTGGTAGCAGAATGTGGTTGCAGATAG
- the npffr1l3 gene encoding neuropeptide FF receptor 1 like 3 codes for MAAVFILAYLFIFLLCMMGNGVVCLIVLRNRCMWTVTNIFILNLSISDLLIGIFCIPTTLVDNLITGWPFSNVICKLSGLVQGMSVCASVFTLVAIAVDRFRCIVYPFKPKLTLFVAKATIGTIWVLALVIMFPSVLMLTVEQERGHFMIHNNNYNLSYPLYSCYETWPEPQMRKVYTTVLFAFIYLIPLVLIVLMYGRIGAKLYSTTVLVSVDQTDSVPQRKSPISQRKIKVIKMLFVVALLFMVSWLPLWTLMLLTDYARPEGELLEVLTGYIFPFSHWLAFSNSSVNPIVYGYFNENFKRGFRAACKRGTCCCSRQLSLLRFGTARSGPKARAHLDKALSANPLSLGVRNRVYTDSDLTGCVHLEMEHRGLPAEKGNSSMEGGNGAAEIKRELLEDTERISPTGTTVYQAWEH; via the exons ATGGCAGCTGTGTTCATCCTGGCCTACCTGTTCATCTTCCTGctgtgcatgatgggaaatggTGTGGTGTGTCTCATAGTGCTGAGGAACCGGTGCATGTGGACGGTCACCAACATCTTTATCCTCAACCTCTCCATCAGCGATCTGCTCATAGGGATCTTCTGCATTCCTACGACCTTAGTGGACAACCTCATCACAG GTTGGCCCTTCAGCAATGTGATATGCAAGCTGAGCGGTCTTGTTCAAggaatgtctgtctgtgcctcAGTCTTCACACTGGTGGCTATTGCAGTTGATAG GTTCCGTTGCATAGTTTACCCTTTCAAGCCCAAACTCACGCTTTTTGTTGCTAAGGCAACCATTGGGACGATATGGGTATTGGCTCTGGTCATAATGTTCCCCTCGGTCCTGATGTTGACAGTCGAGCAAGAGAGAGGCCACTTCATGATccacaacaacaactacaaccTGTCTTACCCACTGTACTCCTGCTACGAGACTTGGCCCGAGCCGCAGATGCGGAAAGTGTACACTACAGtcctgtttgccttcatatACCTCATTCCCCTGGTTCTGATCGTCCTGATGTACGGCCGCATCGGTGCCAAGCTCTACTCGACCACCGTCCTGGTCAGCGTGGACCAGACTGACTCCGTGCCTCAGCGGAAGTCGCCGATATCACAGAGGAAGATTAAAGTGATCAAGATGCTGTTTGTTGTGGCCCTTCTCTTTATGGTCTCTTGGCTGCCCCTGTGGACTCTGATGCTGCTGACCGATTATGCACGGCCCGAGGGTGAGCTTCTGGAGGTGCTGACAGGCTAcatcttccctttctctcactggCTGGCCTTCTCCAACTCCAGCGTTAACCCCATCGTTTACGGCTACTTCAACGAGAACTTCAAGAGGGGTTTTCGGGCCGCCTGCAAGCGGGGCACCTGCTGCTGCAGCCGGCAGCTCTCGCTGCTCCGGTTCGGGACGGCCCGCAGTGGCCCCAAGGCTCGCGCACACCTAGATAAGGCGCTCAGTGCCAACCCGCTCAGTTTGGGGGTAAGGAACAGGGTCTACACGGACAGCGACCTGACGGGTTGCGTGCATCTCGAGATGGAGCACCGGGGGCTGCCTGCGGAGAAGGGAAACTCCAGCATGGAAGGTGGCAACGGAGCGGCCGAAATCAAAAGAGAACTTCTAGAAGACACTGAAAGGATCTCTCCTACAGGAACTACTGTTTACCAGGCATGGGAACATTGA